GTAAGTGATTTGTGCAGCTGGTACATTAGTCGAGAAGTTTTATTTCCTGTTAATGATGCAGTCAGCCACAGAGCAGATAAAAAACCTAGTAAAAGCAACTCAACAAAACATCTTAAAGCTTTTTCCATACAAGTATAAGGGCCTGTAGGAGCTCACTATTTTGTTATAAATTGAGATAATAACGATACAATCGATAAAACATGAACAGTCATATTTGAACATAAGTACAGTTATATCCATGCATTTCCTAATCCCTTTATCCAATGCTGGATAGTGGGTAGCCAGAAAAGTGGCAAATCCATCCATGATCAGACAAGAAACCTGGAGCTCATCCTCACTGTACCCcaccctggacacacacagGCGCAATTTTGAAACTCCAGTGAACCCACTCGGCATCTCTGGAAGGAGGGGAGAAAccagaacacagaaaaaaaccaCCATGCAGCCCACTTGTTGATCCATTCCTCCTATTTCTATCCACATCTTCCAGGGCCGCAAGGGGGCTGGACTCGATTCTGGAAAGCagcaggcgcaaggcagggtacgccctggataggacaccagtccatcacagacccacacacactcacactggggccAGTTCTCCTAGAAGGCAagtaacctgccagcatgttttttgactgtgggaagaaacccatgcaaactcagggagaacatacaaactccacatatacagcaccccaggaatttaaCGTCATGCCCATTCACTGTGAGGCaccatgctaaccactgtgtcactgtgtcaccGTGCCACCCAGGTTGATACAATAAATGATAAAActtcctaaatattttaagagctGCAATTGGTCAGGCTGGTCCTGCTCTGAAAATCCCCTTCAAACTCTTAGAACTGCCACTGTGGGATTCCTTGGGTATTTGGAGTACTTATTTCAAGGAGAAGGACCAAATGTAGTTTATGAACTACATGCGTTGTCTGCACTTATGCAAGCCTATACTGCGTatcacacattttctttttgtttaaaacacaCTTTCCTTTAACTTTATTGGGAACTACATATATTCATTATGAACTACAAGTCTCAGAATATCAAACTTCCTTCGGTGCGCCAAAGAGTGAAGTTCTCTGGAACAGAGTGCTTTAAGATGATGGGGGGCTTATAAATGTGAATGAATCCGTTTCAGTGTTGaaatctgtgtgtgagagtgtgtagcagtgtaggtgttgtgtgtgtgtgagagtgtataGTAGTGTatatgctgtgtgtgtgtgtgtgagagagtgtatAGCAGTGTAGGTGCTGTgcatgtgtgtgagagtgtgtagcAGTGTAGGTGCTGAGAGTGTGTAGCAGTgtaggtgctgtgtgtgtgagagtgtgtagcagtgtaggtgctgtgtgtgtgagagtgtgtagcagtgtaggtgctgtgtgtgtgtgtgagagtgtgtagcagtgtaggtgctgtgtgtgagagtgtgtagcagtgtaggtgctgtgtgtgagagtgtgtagcagtgtaggtgctgtgtgtgtgtgagagtgtgtagcagtgtgtagGTGTCAGTATTGCCCTGACAGGCTGTGCACTGGAGATGGAGGAACAGAAGGGGCTGCAGTGGACGGTGGTGGTCCTGACTTGTCAGCACAAGGACAGCGAGTATGTCTTCCAGAGAGGTGAGGCAGGGGGCTGTGTGGCACAGCGCTTTTTAACAATGATAAAGATACCGGGGACGCTCTGGGCCTGGATGAGCAGGTTGAGGGTTATACGGCACCAACATGTTTGtggatctgtgtctgtgccctTTTCTTCCGCTTGAACGGAGATCCTGACAGCTTCCCTCCCCTCTTCTCTCTGTGTGATGTCCCTCCCCGGTGCTGTGCTCTCATGTGTACCCCCTCCTGCTGCCCTGCAGAGCTAGAGTGGCGACAGCAGCGGGGGTTGATcccacagggggcgctgctgCTCACGGTGTCGGACCCTCAGGACCGGCTGGGCAGTGGGGGGGCCACTCTTAACGCGCTGCTAGTGGCTGCAGAGCACCTGAGCGCCCGAGCCGGACACACGGTGAGTACCCGGCTGTGATGCTTTGCCTGGGGGTCATTGTAGACTGTCCTGCAGTGGCGGTGACTCTGTTGCCTCTGTGTGTTTGCAGGTGGTCACTGCTGATGTGCTTGATGACGCTCACATCCTTATCCTGCACACGGTGAGTGGGCTGGAGGCCAGAGGTGTGGGGGCAGAGACCGAGGGAGGAGCAGCAAAGGGCTGGACCAATGAGGGAGTGTAGTGGGAGTGGCAGGAAAATTGGGAGCTTTTGTTATTGGACGGATCAAGCAGATAACCATGTCTATCTCCTCAGGGGCGGGACTTCCCCTTCGATGGGTGTGGCCGAGCGTTCTGCTGGCTTCCCGCTCGGGGTCCCCCGGGGCTGGTGGAGGGGCCCCTCTGCAACCTGGACCTGCTGCTGCACTGCCTGACGCACCAGGTCAGACCTCAGCCTCATGAACTACCCACACCCGCCCACACCACCAGCGCCCCTGCAACCCCCTGAAAGTGCATGAAGGACGAGGAGGACTAGAAAGAGCAGGCATTGTTTGTATTGATGTATGATTCTGTATTTTGAAGAGGTCTGTGAGAGGGTCAGGGTGTCTGAAGagcaaatgaataataataacaattgaaCAGGTCTTACAGCCATTAGCTGTGGTTCAGTAGTGCAGGTAGGTCTGCACATTGCTCTTCAGAGCCCCTGTGCCTAACAGGGAACCAGCAGGCTGCACTGGAAGATGTTGGGGTCCCAGTGAGTGTCGGGGGTAAGAGGAGAGGAGAAGGAAGTTCTGTGCTTCGGTCTGCAGGGGTGCAGATGACTGGGCTCTGTGCCAGGAGGTGGTGAACTGGTGGGCGGTTTCTCTCCCTTCTTTCATTTTCCCAACGTCACTAGAAGGGAGGTGCCTGGGCAGCCTGTGCCCATGTGTAGCCTGATCTTGCCATGTGCAGTCCAGGAGCTCCGACCTGCTGACGCGCCGACAAGCCAGGCTTGTGTCTCTCTGCCGGAGCGATGGAGCCCACCGACAGCCCTGCTATGTAAGTCATCTCACAGAAGGCAGGACGCCCTGCTCCTCCATGATCTGCTCTACTAATCCACTCTCTAAGCAAGTCTGAATATTCTTTATCCATTGCCTTTATAACTCGCTCCCTAATTCCTAGATGACaaatt
This genomic interval from Lepisosteus oculatus isolate fLepOcu1 chromosome 20, fLepOcu1.hap2, whole genome shotgun sequence contains the following:
- the LOC138224358 gene encoding L-fucose kinase-like, with product MEEQKGLQWTVVVLTCQHKDSEYVFQRELEWRQQRGLIPQGALLLTVSDPQDRLGSGGATLNALLVAAEHLSARAGHTVVTADVLDDAHILILHTGRDFPFDGCGRAFCWLPARGPPGLVEGPLCNLDLLLHCLTHQVRPQPHELPTPAHTTSAPATP